In Neorhizobium galegae, the following proteins share a genomic window:
- the rpsT gene encoding 30S ribosomal protein S20, whose product MANTTSAKKATRKIARRTAVNKSRRSRVRGFIRKVEEAIASGDMTVAAEALKAAQPEIQRAATKGVLHSNTASRKVSRLAARVKALSA is encoded by the coding sequence ATGGCCAATACAACTTCGGCGAAAAAAGCGACCCGCAAGATCGCTCGCCGTACCGCAGTCAACAAGTCCCGCCGCTCGCGCGTTCGTGGCTTCATCCGTAAAGTCGAGGAAGCCATCGCTTCCGGCGATATGACCGTTGCTGCCGAAGCCCTCAAGGCTGCCCAGCCGGAAATCCAGCGTGCCGCCACCAAGGGCGTGCTTCACAGCAACACGGCATCCCGCAAGGTGTCCCGTCTTGCTGCACGTGTGAAGGCTCTTTCGGCCTGA
- a CDS encoding enoyl-CoA hydratase, whose translation MSYETLLTETRGAVALITLNRPKALNALNSTVMAELTEVLAAFDKDEAIGAIVLTGSEKAFAAGADIKEMQGIDFVEAYVNDFISGWEAIAATRKPMIAAVSGFALGGGCELAMMCDFIIASETAKFGQPEITLGVIPGMGGSQRLTRAVGKAKAMDMVMTGRMMDVAEAERAGLVSRIVSPERLIDEAVEAAVKIASFPRAAVLMAKEAVSRSFETTLAEGLRFERRLFHSLFATADQKEGMVAFVEKRKPQFSNR comes from the coding sequence ATGAGCTACGAAACCCTGCTGACCGAAACCCGGGGCGCCGTCGCGCTCATCACCCTCAATCGCCCGAAGGCGCTGAATGCGCTCAACTCGACCGTGATGGCCGAACTGACTGAAGTGCTTGCCGCCTTCGACAAGGACGAGGCGATCGGTGCGATCGTGCTGACCGGCTCGGAAAAGGCCTTTGCCGCCGGCGCCGACATCAAGGAAATGCAGGGCATCGATTTCGTCGAGGCCTATGTCAACGACTTCATCTCCGGATGGGAGGCGATTGCCGCCACCCGCAAGCCGATGATCGCCGCCGTCTCCGGCTTCGCGCTCGGCGGTGGCTGCGAGCTCGCCATGATGTGCGATTTCATCATCGCCTCGGAAACCGCGAAGTTCGGCCAGCCGGAGATCACCCTCGGCGTCATTCCCGGCATGGGCGGCTCGCAGCGGCTGACGCGAGCGGTCGGCAAGGCGAAGGCGATGGACATGGTGATGACCGGCCGGATGATGGATGTCGCGGAAGCCGAGCGGGCAGGGCTGGTGTCGCGCATCGTTTCGCCGGAACGGCTGATCGACGAGGCGGTCGAGGCGGCAGTGAAGATCGCCTCCTTCCCGCGCGCTGCGGTGCTGATGGCCAAGGAGGCCGTCAGCCGTTCCTTTGAGACGACGCTTGCCGAAGGCCTGCGCTTCGAACGGCGGCTTTTCCATTCTTTGTTTGCGACTGCCGACCAGAAGGAAGGCATGGTCGCCTTCGTGGAAAAGCGCAAGCCGCAGTTCTCCAACCGGTAA
- the ubiB gene encoding 2-polyprenylphenol 6-hydroxylase translates to MSTIGAYFRLARVGWVLVREGVVSALPTQDMPPSVGLIKALVEPLARFRSKTQARSERLTRAVDRLGPSYVKIGQFLATRPDVVGVDWAVDLAMLQDQMAFFPTETAKSAVEASLGRTIGDLYSSFGEPIAAASIAQVHPGVVNDRKVAIKVVRPGVRQRFAHDIESMYLLARMQERFMRSSRRLRPVEVTRTLEQTTKVEMDLRLEAAALSEIAENTKDDPGFRVPLVDWERTGRDVITMEWIDGVKMSDLAGLRAAGHNLEKLAEVLIQSFLRHTLRDGFFHADMHPGNLFVDSAGTIVAVDMGIVGRLGKKERRFLAEILYGFITRDYMRVAEVHFEAGYVPAHHDVASFAQAIRAIGEPIHGQPAETISMARLLALLFEVTDLFEMQTRTELILLQKTMVVVEGVSRMLDPRFNMWKASEPVVGQWIRDNLGPKRIVSDLRDGVKAAVKLAEALPEIAAKTETLHQELVYMSEHGLRFDPETTEAIGRSEARHNRSGRVALWIIALSLLYLAFTLS, encoded by the coding sequence ATGAGCACGATCGGCGCTTATTTCCGGCTTGCCCGCGTCGGCTGGGTTCTTGTGCGCGAGGGCGTGGTATCGGCACTGCCGACCCAGGACATGCCGCCTTCCGTCGGCCTTATCAAGGCACTGGTCGAACCCTTGGCGCGGTTCCGCTCCAAGACGCAGGCGCGCAGCGAGCGGCTGACCCGTGCCGTCGACCGGCTGGGGCCTTCCTATGTCAAGATCGGCCAGTTCCTTGCGACCCGCCCGGATGTGGTCGGCGTCGACTGGGCCGTCGATCTCGCCATGCTGCAGGACCAGATGGCCTTCTTCCCGACCGAGACCGCGAAATCAGCGGTCGAGGCATCGCTCGGCCGGACGATCGGCGACCTCTATTCCTCCTTCGGCGAGCCGATTGCGGCCGCCTCGATTGCCCAGGTCCATCCTGGCGTCGTCAATGACAGGAAAGTGGCGATCAAGGTGGTGCGCCCGGGCGTGCGCCAGCGTTTCGCCCATGACATCGAAAGCATGTATCTCCTGGCGCGCATGCAGGAACGCTTCATGCGCTCCAGCCGCCGGCTGCGACCGGTCGAGGTGACGCGGACGCTCGAACAGACCACCAAGGTGGAGATGGACCTGCGCCTGGAAGCGGCAGCACTCTCCGAGATTGCCGAAAATACCAAGGACGATCCGGGCTTCAGGGTGCCGCTGGTCGATTGGGAACGCACCGGCCGCGACGTGATCACCATGGAGTGGATCGACGGCGTCAAGATGTCGGACCTGGCGGGGCTTCGCGCGGCCGGCCACAATCTCGAAAAGCTCGCCGAAGTGCTGATCCAATCCTTCCTGCGCCATACGCTGCGGGACGGCTTTTTCCATGCGGACATGCATCCCGGCAATCTGTTCGTCGATTCCGCCGGCACGATCGTCGCGGTCGACATGGGCATCGTCGGGCGGCTCGGCAAGAAGGAGCGCCGTTTCCTCGCCGAAATCCTCTACGGCTTCATCACCCGCGACTACATGCGCGTCGCGGAAGTGCATTTCGAGGCGGGTTACGTGCCGGCCCATCACGACGTGGCGAGCTTCGCCCAGGCGATCCGCGCGATCGGCGAGCCGATCCACGGCCAGCCGGCCGAAACGATCTCCATGGCGCGGCTCTTGGCGCTGCTCTTCGAGGTCACCGACCTGTTCGAGATGCAGACCCGTACCGAACTCATTCTCCTGCAGAAGACGATGGTCGTGGTCGAAGGCGTGTCGCGCATGCTCGATCCGCGCTTCAACATGTGGAAGGCCTCAGAACCGGTCGTCGGCCAATGGATCCGCGACAATCTCGGACCGAAACGCATCGTCTCGGACCTGCGCGACGGGGTGAAAGCCGCCGTCAAGCTTGCCGAGGCTCTTCCGGAAATCGCCGCCAAGACGGAGACGCTACACCAGGAACTCGTCTATATGAGCGAGCACGGCCTGCGCTTCGATCCTGAGACGACAGAGGCCATAGGCAGGTCGGAGGCGCGACACAATCGTTCGGGGCGCGTCGCGCTCTGGATCATCGCGCTGTCGCTGCTGTATCTCGCCTTCACGCTCAGCTGA
- the coaBC gene encoding bifunctional phosphopantothenoylcysteine decarboxylase/phosphopantothenate--cysteine ligase CoaBC, whose amino-acid sequence MELSGKRILLIISGGIAAYKSLDLIRRLRERGASVRPIMTKASQEFITPLAVGALSASHVYIDLFSREDEQDVGHIRLARDNDLVIVAPASADLMAKMAHGLADDLASAVLLATDQPVLVAPAMNPKMWAAPATKRNVATLKSDGIHFIGPMAGEMAESNEAGTGRMAEPLEIVAAAISLLDGTPKPLAGKKVIVTSGPTHEPIDPVRYIANRSSGRQGHAIAAALAKLGADVTLVSGPVTIPDPVGVKTIHVERAEEMLEAVTSRLPADIAVMVAAVADWRVASSAGQKIKKQPGEAPPPLLLTENPDILKTVGHHQKRPKIVVGFAAETQDIEKNGRAKLERKGADLIVANDVSPETGIMGGTRNRVKIISAKSVDEWPDLDKDEVAERLAALIASKLG is encoded by the coding sequence ATGGAACTCTCCGGCAAGCGCATCCTTCTGATCATCTCCGGCGGCATTGCCGCCTATAAGAGCCTCGATCTCATTCGCCGGCTTCGCGAGCGGGGGGCATCGGTTCGTCCGATCATGACCAAGGCGTCCCAGGAATTCATCACACCGCTGGCGGTCGGCGCGCTATCCGCCAGCCATGTCTATATCGATCTGTTTTCCCGCGAGGACGAGCAGGATGTCGGCCATATCAGGCTCGCCCGCGACAACGATCTTGTGATCGTCGCACCTGCCAGCGCCGACCTGATGGCCAAGATGGCGCATGGGCTGGCGGACGATCTCGCGAGTGCGGTGCTGCTTGCCACCGACCAGCCGGTCCTGGTCGCGCCTGCCATGAACCCAAAGATGTGGGCCGCACCCGCGACCAAGCGCAATGTCGCGACGCTGAAGAGCGACGGCATCCATTTCATCGGTCCGATGGCGGGCGAGATGGCCGAAAGCAACGAGGCCGGCACCGGCCGCATGGCCGAGCCGCTGGAGATCGTCGCGGCAGCGATCAGCCTGCTGGACGGCACGCCAAAGCCGCTTGCCGGCAAAAAGGTGATCGTCACATCAGGCCCGACGCATGAGCCGATCGACCCGGTGCGTTATATCGCCAACCGCTCCTCCGGCCGGCAAGGCCATGCGATTGCCGCGGCGCTCGCAAAGCTCGGCGCGGATGTGACGCTCGTCTCCGGACCGGTGACCATACCCGATCCGGTCGGCGTAAAGACCATACATGTGGAACGCGCCGAGGAAATGCTGGAAGCGGTGACCTCCCGGCTGCCGGCCGATATCGCCGTCATGGTGGCAGCGGTCGCCGACTGGCGCGTCGCCTCGTCGGCCGGCCAGAAGATCAAGAAGCAGCCGGGCGAGGCCCCGCCTCCCCTGCTACTGACCGAAAACCCGGACATCCTGAAGACCGTGGGTCATCACCAAAAGCGGCCCAAGATAGTGGTCGGCTTTGCCGCAGAGACCCAGGATATCGAAAAGAACGGCCGCGCGAAACTGGAACGCAAGGGCGCCGACCTGATCGTTGCCAACGACGTCTCACCGGAAACCGGCATCATGGGTGGCACCCGCAACCGGGTGAAGATCATCAGCGCCAAAAGCGTCGATGAATGGCCTGATCTCGACAAGGACGAGGTGGCAGAGCGCCTTGCCGCACTGATCGCCTCGAAGCTCGGATAG
- a CDS encoding periplasmic protein, translating to MRIGEAISKLDEGVLMRGAFYILLSAAAVFLVVDIRDMTAMNAALPGFDPMHEDQPVLPPALTEGVPAAPPVQPASPREVLRKPITFELTTGGVLLAEGTIDPGAAARFSKEIETRGEYVKTVTLNSPGGSVDDALAMSKLIRDRKLDTKVASKALCASSCPIVFAGGVGRLAEKDAVIGVHQVFNGAKDRPSAEQAMSAAQATTARVARHLDQMGIGAGLWIHALETPPDRLYYLTPKEMTDFKLTTEPLATARKKI from the coding sequence ATGAGGATCGGTGAGGCGATCAGCAAACTCGATGAAGGCGTGCTGATGCGCGGCGCCTTCTATATTCTTCTCTCGGCCGCAGCGGTTTTCCTCGTCGTCGATATTCGTGACATGACGGCAATGAACGCCGCCCTGCCTGGCTTCGATCCGATGCACGAGGACCAGCCCGTGCTACCGCCAGCCCTGACCGAAGGCGTCCCCGCAGCGCCGCCGGTACAGCCGGCCAGCCCCAGGGAAGTGCTGCGCAAGCCGATTACCTTCGAGCTCACCACGGGCGGCGTGCTGCTCGCCGAAGGGACGATCGACCCGGGCGCCGCCGCCCGCTTCTCCAAGGAGATCGAAACGCGCGGGGAATATGTGAAGACGGTGACGCTTAACTCCCCCGGCGGCTCGGTGGACGATGCGCTCGCCATGTCGAAGCTGATCCGCGACAGGAAGCTCGATACGAAGGTGGCGTCGAAGGCGCTCTGCGCCTCTTCCTGCCCGATCGTATTTGCCGGCGGCGTCGGGCGTTTGGCGGAGAAGGATGCGGTGATCGGCGTGCACCAGGTGTTCAACGGAGCCAAGGACCGGCCGTCGGCGGAACAGGCGATGTCTGCCGCGCAGGCGACCACCGCACGGGTCGCTCGCCATCTCGACCAGATGGGCATCGGCGCGGGCCTCTGGATCCATGCGCTCGAAACACCGCCGGACCGGCTCTATTACCTGACGCCGAAGGAAATGACGGATTTCAAGCTGACGACCGAGCCGCTCGCGACCGCCAGGAAGAAGATCTAG
- a CDS encoding glyoxalase superfamily protein — protein MRDFRDAKLMAKSLRQALAERKVELTHSQVLELVATQFGYDNWNILAARIDAAEPQQSKRDAVSIQPAIPIFRIFSVDKAMEFYRDFLGFTVDWEHRFGENFPLYCQISRSGMLMHLSEHAGDASPGARVFVPMTGARAFQQELIGRNYQYMKPGLEQADWGLEVTVTDPFSNRITFCEREIKP, from the coding sequence ATGCGCGATTTCCGCGATGCAAAACTGATGGCGAAAAGCCTGCGCCAGGCGCTTGCCGAGCGTAAGGTCGAGCTGACGCATAGCCAGGTCCTGGAGCTGGTTGCGACACAGTTCGGCTACGACAACTGGAATATTCTTGCTGCAAGGATCGATGCGGCAGAGCCGCAGCAAAGTAAACGGGATGCGGTGTCGATCCAGCCGGCGATCCCGATCTTCCGGATATTCTCCGTCGACAAGGCGATGGAATTCTACCGCGATTTCTTAGGCTTCACCGTAGACTGGGAACACCGCTTCGGCGAAAACTTCCCGCTCTATTGCCAGATCTCGCGAAGCGGCATGCTGATGCACCTCTCCGAACATGCAGGCGATGCGTCGCCGGGCGCAAGGGTCTTTGTGCCGATGACGGGCGCCCGCGCCTTTCAGCAGGAGCTGATCGGCAGGAACTACCAGTACATGAAGCCAGGGCTCGAACAGGCGGATTGGGGACTGGAAGTGACTGTCACCGACCCGTTCAGCAACCGCATCACCTTCTGCGAGCGGGAGATCAAGCCGTAA
- the mutM gene encoding bifunctional DNA-formamidopyrimidine glycosylase/DNA-(apurinic or apyrimidinic site) lyase — MPELPEVETVRRGLAPAMEGAVIARLELNRPDLRFPLPENFAGAVNERRIVSLGRRAKYLLIDLEDDLTVISHLGMSGSFRIENDALGEFHHPRSKDQKHDHVVFHLRQKEGLLRVIYNDPRRFGFMQLWKRSELDLYPAFAELGPEPTGNALDADYLAARLAGKSQPLKGALLDQTVIAGLGNIYVCEALWRSHLSPKRAAGSVVTKTGRPNKELVLLNQSIRDVIADAIAAGGSSLRDHIQTDGSLGYFQHSFSVYDREGGACRTPGCGGTVARITQAGRSTFYCPVCQK, encoded by the coding sequence ATGCCCGAATTGCCAGAGGTGGAAACCGTCCGGCGCGGTCTCGCCCCGGCAATGGAAGGTGCGGTGATCGCCAGGCTGGAGCTCAACCGTCCGGACTTGCGCTTTCCGCTGCCGGAGAATTTCGCCGGTGCCGTCAACGAACGCCGCATCGTCTCGCTCGGCAGGCGCGCCAAATACCTGCTGATCGACCTGGAGGATGATCTGACCGTGATTAGCCATCTCGGCATGTCGGGATCGTTTCGGATCGAGAACGATGCGCTCGGCGAGTTCCACCATCCGCGTTCGAAGGATCAGAAACACGATCATGTCGTCTTCCATCTGAGACAGAAGGAAGGCCTGCTGCGCGTCATCTATAATGACCCGCGCCGCTTCGGCTTCATGCAGCTGTGGAAGCGCAGCGAGCTCGATCTCTATCCGGCCTTTGCCGAGCTCGGGCCGGAGCCGACTGGCAATGCGCTCGATGCGGATTATCTGGCCGCGAGGTTGGCAGGCAAGAGCCAGCCGCTCAAGGGCGCGCTGCTCGACCAGACGGTGATCGCCGGCCTCGGCAATATCTATGTCTGCGAGGCGCTGTGGCGCTCGCATCTTTCGCCGAAACGCGCCGCCGGCAGTGTCGTGACCAAGACCGGCAGGCCGAACAAGGAGCTGGTCCTCCTCAACCAGTCGATCCGCGATGTCATCGCCGATGCGATCGCCGCCGGAGGCTCGTCGCTGAGAGACCATATCCAGACGGATGGCTCGCTTGGTTATTTCCAGCACTCCTTCTCCGTCTACGATCGGGAAGGCGGCGCTTGCCGCACGCCGGGCTGCGGCGGTACCGTCGCACGCATCACCCAGGCGGGCCGCTCCACATTCTATTGCCCCGTCTGTCAGAAATAA
- the ubiE gene encoding bifunctional demethylmenaquinone methyltransferase/2-methoxy-6-polyprenyl-1,4-benzoquinol methylase UbiE, which translates to MTEARTSADGGMETSYGFRKVADGEKQGLVNDVFHKVAKRYDVMNDVMSAGMHRVWKDALIASLNPRKDVGYKTLDVAGGTGDVAFRIVEASDRKAHVTVLDINGSMLGVGAERAEKKRLSENLAFVEANAESLPFEANSFDAYTIAFGIRNVPHIDVALKEAYRVLKRGGRLLVLEFSEVEMPLLERFYEEWSFKAIPRFGKMITGEAEPYQYLVESIRKFPNQENFAAMIRNAGFSRVTYTNYTGGIAALHSGWKL; encoded by the coding sequence ATGACCGAAGCCCGTACCAGCGCCGACGGCGGGATGGAAACATCCTATGGCTTCCGCAAGGTCGCGGATGGCGAGAAGCAGGGCCTCGTCAACGACGTCTTCCACAAGGTCGCCAAACGCTACGACGTGATGAACGACGTGATGTCGGCCGGCATGCACCGCGTCTGGAAGGATGCGCTGATTGCCTCGCTCAATCCGAGAAAGGACGTCGGCTACAAAACCCTGGACGTGGCCGGCGGCACCGGTGACGTCGCTTTCCGGATCGTCGAGGCTTCCGACCGTAAGGCGCACGTGACCGTGCTCGACATCAACGGCTCGATGCTGGGCGTCGGGGCCGAGCGCGCCGAGAAGAAACGTCTTTCCGAAAACCTCGCCTTCGTCGAGGCCAATGCCGAGTCGCTGCCTTTCGAGGCGAATTCCTTCGACGCCTATACGATCGCCTTCGGCATCCGCAACGTGCCGCATATCGACGTGGCGCTGAAGGAGGCCTATCGCGTGCTGAAGCGCGGCGGACGGCTGCTGGTGCTGGAATTTTCCGAAGTCGAGATGCCTCTTCTCGAGCGCTTCTACGAGGAATGGTCGTTCAAGGCGATCCCTCGCTTCGGAAAGATGATCACCGGCGAGGCAGAGCCCTATCAATATCTGGTGGAATCGATCCGGAAATTTCCGAACCAGGAGAATTTCGCGGCGATGATCCGCAATGCGGGTTTTTCGCGCGTCACCTACACCAATTATACCGGCGGCATCGCGGCGCTGCATTCCGGCTGGAAGCTCTGA